In a single window of the Deltaproteobacteria bacterium genome:
- a CDS encoding FxsA family protein — MFLRLFLLFTLVPAIELYLIIKVGSVIGALNTIFIIILTGVLGAYYARQQGFRVISNIQWKIQHGTLPGDDLINGAMLMAGGALLITPGFITDFTGFALIFPPTREIIKRSIKTYLQRKIDRGEIRLNRY, encoded by the coding sequence TTGTTTCTGCGCCTGTTCCTTCTGTTCACCCTCGTCCCTGCTATAGAGCTTTATCTTATCATCAAGGTGGGGTCGGTTATCGGGGCTCTCAATACTATTTTTATCATCATCCTCACCGGTGTCCTGGGCGCCTACTATGCACGTCAGCAGGGCTTCCGTGTGATCTCCAATATTCAGTGGAAGATACAGCATGGGACCTTGCCGGGGGATGATCTGATCAACGGAGCCATGCTTATGGCGGGAGGCGCTCTTCTCATCACTCCGGGCTTTATCACCGACTTCACCGGTTTTGCCCTCATCTTTCCCCCTACCCGGGAGATCATCAAGCGATCGATTAAGACCTATCTCCAGAGGAAGATCGACCGCGGGGAGATCAGGCTTAATCGGTACTGA
- a CDS encoding desulfoferrodoxin — protein sequence MADRLQVYRCDLCGNIVEVLNGGMGELVCCGKAMILMKENTVDAAKEKHVPVIGQTDHGIKVSVGSVPHPMQEKHFIEWIEVIADGKAYREFLKPGDAPEATFCIDAKTITAREYCNLHGHWKS from the coding sequence ATGGCTGACAGGCTTCAGGTTTACAGGTGTGATCTGTGCGGTAATATCGTTGAAGTGCTTAACGGAGGTATGGGCGAACTCGTTTGCTGCGGCAAGGCCATGATCCTCATGAAGGAGAACACGGTGGATGCCGCCAAAGAGAAGCACGTTCCGGTTATTGGACAGACCGACCACGGGATCAAGGTTTCCGTTGGAAGTGTGCCGCATCCCATGCAGGAGAAGCACTTCATCGAGTGGATCGAGGTCATCGCTGACGGAAAGGCATACCGCGAGTTTCTGAAACCGGGCGACGCCCCGGAGGCCACCTTCTGCATCGATGCAAAGACAATCACCGCCCGGGAGTACTGCAATTTACACGGGCACTGGAAATCCTGA
- the pstB gene encoding phosphate ABC transporter ATP-binding protein PstB — protein sequence MKQQTLKNSIIPSFNHRPEESPAREEVKISTRQLDFFYGDNQALFKNSLDIAANRVTAIIGPSGCGKSTHLRAYNRIFELYRNQRAAGEIILDGENILDPGVDVLDVRRRVGMIFQKPTPFTLSIFENVAYGLRLHYRMSKAQLTERVEKALVQAALFDEVKDMLHRPGTTISGGQQQRLCIARALAVEPEVILMDEPTSAIDPVGTARIEKLVADLKEDFTIVVVTHNMQQAARISDYTAFFYEGYIIEFGPTKEIFTRPEKKQTEDYITGRFG from the coding sequence ATGAAACAGCAGACTTTGAAAAACAGCATCATCCCCTCCTTCAACCATCGTCCGGAGGAGAGTCCCGCCAGGGAGGAGGTCAAGATCTCAACCCGGCAGCTCGATTTCTTCTACGGGGACAACCAGGCCCTGTTTAAAAACAGCCTGGACATTGCCGCCAACAGGGTGACCGCCATTATCGGTCCATCCGGATGCGGCAAGTCGACCCACCTGAGGGCCTACAACCGCATCTTCGAGCTGTACAGGAACCAGCGGGCGGCGGGAGAGATCATACTGGACGGGGAGAACATCCTCGACCCGGGAGTCGACGTTCTGGATGTACGGCGTCGGGTGGGGATGATCTTTCAGAAACCCACCCCTTTCACGCTGAGTATATTTGAAAACGTCGCCTACGGGTTGAGACTCCACTACCGCATGTCCAAAGCTCAACTGACCGAAAGGGTAGAAAAAGCCCTGGTGCAGGCAGCCCTGTTCGACGAGGTCAAAGACATGCTCCACCGTCCGGGCACCACCATTTCCGGAGGCCAGCAGCAGCGGCTCTGCATCGCCCGAGCCCTGGCGGTGGAACCGGAAGTGATTCTCATGGACGAACCTACCTCCGCGATTGACCCGGTCGGCACAGCAAGGATTGAGAAACTGGTAGCTGATTTGAAGGAAGATTTTACCATCGTAGTCGTTACCCACAATATGCAGCAAGCCGCCAGAATATCCGACTATACCGCGTTCTTTTATGAGGGTTATATCATCGAGTTCGGGCCGACAAAGGAAATCTTCACCAGGCCGGAGAAGAAGCAAACGGAGGATTACATTACAGGGCGTTTTGGCTGA
- a CDS encoding transcriptional repressor, with translation MEKHFRRMTRQRRAILDALLGMNTHPTAGELYSVIREKMPRISLGTVYRNLDALSRAGIVRRIDVDGAQRRFDGNTDSHYHARCVDCGKVRDVHVETPVDLEEVARALGDFRLLGHRLEFAGLCPDCTEDSETAKRFRSPEGRGEYP, from the coding sequence ATGGAAAAGCACTTTCGCCGAATGACCCGGCAACGCAGGGCAATTCTCGATGCACTCCTGGGAATGAACACCCACCCCACAGCGGGTGAGCTCTATTCCGTAATCCGGGAAAAAATGCCGCGAATCAGTCTGGGGACGGTCTACCGTAATCTGGATGCCCTTTCACGTGCCGGCATCGTTCGAAGAATCGACGTCGATGGTGCTCAAAGGCGTTTCGATGGCAATACGGATTCCCATTACCATGCGCGGTGTGTCGACTGCGGTAAAGTCAGGGATGTCCATGTCGAGACCCCGGTCGACCTGGAGGAGGTGGCGAGGGCGCTGGGTGATTTTCGACTCCTTGGACATCGGCTGGAATTTGCAGGCCTCTGCCCCGATTGTACCGAAGACTCGGAAACGGCGAAACGCTTCCGGTCGCCCGAGGGCCGCGGGGAATATCCATGA
- a CDS encoding NADH:ubiquinone reductase (Na(+)-transporting) subunit F (uses the energy from reduction of ubiquinone-1 to ubiquinol to move Na(+) ions from the cytoplasm to the periplasm): MSGTARVHIDGIGPIEVPMGLNLREALRREGVFLDGTCADEGTCGRCV; this comes from the coding sequence ATGTCCGGAACTGCAAGAGTACATATTGACGGAATCGGCCCCATCGAGGTCCCCATGGGCCTTAACCTCCGGGAGGCCCTTCGGCGGGAAGGGGTCTTTCTCGACGGGACGTGCGCGGACGAGGGTACGTGCGGAAGGTGTGTCG
- a CDS encoding MFS transporter, translating to MSRWWTLGLIHFSILAFAMTLQLIPPLLPSFVAQFGMTHGQAGLLMALFTLPGIFLALPGGYLADIFGARKIGMISLLLLAAGTLSMALGNTVFLFLGRFISGIGAGSLIVVAPQVISQRFVGREIGLAMGIFNTAVPLGTIIAFNLMVPITQTLGVLAAITLTAVFDLIAFAVFFFTFPDQPSDHDTGPVARGRRGIRGLGRGIWIATAVWTLFNMALMSFFTYGIDLFTLSGYGPNYSALLASIPMIISIPLAPFAGMALDRYGWRTGPLILGGIVSAIAIFFIAYYPHLALIETIFLGVAISFFPPAIFTIAGEVLPRERMGTGFGVFTSIYNLGFFAAIPLLGAMKDSFGVYGPSFTVMAVLLLMSSCLSFLLRK from the coding sequence ATGTCCAGGTGGTGGACCCTTGGCCTCATCCACTTTTCCATATTGGCCTTCGCCATGACTCTTCAACTGATCCCTCCACTCCTGCCGTCTTTCGTCGCACAGTTCGGCATGACACATGGACAGGCCGGTCTCCTTATGGCCCTTTTTACCCTTCCCGGGATTTTCCTGGCCCTGCCCGGAGGCTATCTGGCCGATATTTTCGGAGCCAGGAAAATCGGAATGATTTCACTGCTCCTGCTGGCAGCCGGGACGTTGAGTATGGCCCTGGGCAACACGGTCTTTTTGTTCCTCGGAAGGTTTATCTCCGGAATCGGGGCGGGCTCACTGATCGTCGTTGCCCCCCAGGTCATATCCCAACGGTTTGTTGGCCGTGAAATCGGGCTGGCCATGGGGATCTTCAACACTGCGGTGCCCCTGGGCACCATTATTGCCTTCAATCTGATGGTTCCCATTACACAGACCCTCGGGGTCCTGGCCGCTATTACCCTTACCGCGGTGTTCGACCTGATTGCATTCGCGGTTTTTTTCTTCACTTTTCCCGATCAGCCATCGGACCACGACACCGGACCGGTTGCCCGAGGCAGGAGAGGGATAAGGGGCCTCGGAAGGGGAATCTGGATTGCGACCGCAGTCTGGACCCTCTTCAACATGGCCCTCATGTCCTTTTTTACCTATGGCATCGATCTCTTCACCCTCTCCGGATACGGTCCAAACTATTCGGCCCTCCTCGCAAGCATACCCATGATTATCTCTATCCCGCTGGCTCCCTTTGCCGGAATGGCGCTTGATCGCTACGGCTGGAGAACCGGTCCCCTTATCCTTGGAGGGATCGTCAGTGCCATCGCCATTTTTTTCATTGCCTACTACCCCCATCTGGCCCTCATCGAAACCATTTTTCTCGGTGTGGCGATCTCCTTCTTCCCCCCGGCCATATTCACCATCGCCGGGGAGGTTCTTCCCAGGGAGAGGATGGGAACCGGGTTCGGGGTATTCACTTCCATCTATAACCTTGGCTTTTTTGCGGCCATTCCCTTACTTGGGGCAATGAAGGATTCATTCGGTGTCTATGGACCGAGCTTCACCGTAATGGCCGTCCTGCTCCTCATGAGCTCGTGCCTTTCCTTCTTGCTCAGGAAGTGA
- a CDS encoding SDR family oxidoreductase yields the protein MLTGKTALVTGSSRGIGAACAVLLAQNGAVVGVNYVGNRAAGQEVVERIRSGGGKAILIRADARNRQQVESMVAEVEKAFGAIHILVNNANISFPVKPFLEFAWEEIQGKLTGEIGASFNCCQAVLPGMIKRGHGRIINISSGLSVSPGDGFIAHSTAKSGLNAFTRALAHEFGPMGITVNTVSPGLTETDATSWLSPEAKAGAAAHVPLRRIGIPVDIAGAVLFFASDYSGHITGAYLGVDGGSTMVQ from the coding sequence ATGTTAACTGGAAAAACCGCTCTCGTCACAGGTTCAAGCCGGGGAATCGGAGCCGCATGCGCGGTGCTTCTGGCACAGAACGGCGCCGTCGTCGGAGTCAACTACGTCGGCAACCGGGCGGCCGGTCAAGAGGTCGTGGAACGGATCCGAAGCGGCGGCGGAAAAGCGATTCTCATACGGGCCGACGCAAGGAATCGGCAGCAGGTCGAAAGCATGGTCGCGGAGGTCGAAAAGGCCTTCGGCGCCATACACATTCTGGTGAATAATGCCAACATCTCGTTTCCCGTAAAACCGTTCCTGGAATTTGCGTGGGAGGAAATTCAGGGTAAACTGACCGGAGAAATCGGGGCATCCTTTAACTGCTGTCAAGCTGTGCTTCCAGGGATGATCAAGCGCGGACATGGACGGATCATCAATATCAGCAGCGGGCTTTCGGTCTCCCCGGGAGACGGCTTCATCGCCCATTCCACAGCGAAATCGGGATTGAACGCCTTTACCCGGGCACTGGCCCATGAGTTTGGTCCAATGGGCATTACGGTCAACACGGTCTCTCCCGGTCTCACTGAGACGGATGCTACATCCTGGCTGTCGCCGGAGGCCAAGGCAGGCGCCGCTGCTCACGTACCGCTGCGGCGCATCGGGATACCGGTGGACATCGCCGGAGCGGTTCTCTTCTTCGCCTCCGACTATTCAGGGCACATCACAGGAGCATATCTGGGGGTGGACGGCGGCTCCACGATGGTGCAGTAG
- a CDS encoding 4Fe-4S ferredoxin: MALRTVVQIDEEKCDGCGLCVPGCAEGALQIVDGKARLVSDIYCDGLGACLGECPQDAITLVDRDAARFDEEAVAKHLKSLSGPESTRGRSPENELPHEEPEPSVGGCPGSLSQAFDERPAASPGPDAGNLVSVASRLGNWPVQITLTPLKAPFFDQARLIIAADCVPFAYGDFHRRFLEERALLIGCPKLDDTGVYLEKLTEIFRQNDLRSIEVVHMEVPCCSGLVQLVKQALEASGKDIPTTLYRVGVKGDFVEENILGGATAWMRRTLSL; the protein is encoded by the coding sequence ATGGCACTGAGAACGGTAGTTCAGATCGATGAAGAGAAGTGTGACGGGTGCGGGCTATGTGTCCCTGGATGCGCAGAGGGCGCCTTGCAGATCGTAGACGGAAAAGCCAGGCTGGTCAGCGATATCTACTGCGACGGCTTGGGGGCCTGCCTTGGAGAGTGCCCTCAGGATGCCATCACACTTGTGGACAGGGATGCGGCCCGGTTCGATGAGGAGGCGGTTGCAAAACACCTGAAAAGCCTCTCCGGGCCGGAAAGCACCCGGGGCCGGTCCCCCGAAAATGAGCTTCCGCATGAGGAGCCCGAACCATCCGTCGGCGGATGTCCGGGGTCGCTGTCACAGGCTTTCGACGAACGACCGGCCGCTTCACCCGGCCCGGATGCAGGTAATTTGGTGTCCGTCGCGTCGCGGTTGGGCAACTGGCCGGTTCAGATCACGCTCACACCTTTAAAGGCCCCTTTCTTCGATCAGGCCCGACTGATCATAGCCGCGGACTGCGTCCCCTTTGCTTACGGTGATTTTCACAGGCGGTTTCTGGAGGAAAGGGCCCTGTTGATAGGGTGTCCAAAGCTGGACGATACCGGGGTCTACCTTGAGAAGCTGACGGAGATCTTCAGGCAGAATGACCTCCGCTCCATCGAGGTTGTGCATATGGAGGTGCCCTGCTGTTCAGGCCTTGTCCAACTGGTCAAACAGGCCCTTGAGGCGAGTGGAAAGGATATCCCCACTACGCTTTACCGGGTTGGCGTCAAGGGTGATTTTGTGGAGGAGAACATCCTGGGCGGGGCCACTGCCTGGATGCGCCGCACTCTTTCACTTTAA
- the phoU gene encoding phosphate signaling complex protein PhoU, protein MTRLQIEIGRLKKMILSLGAVAEDAMKKSVLALETRSAGLAREIIEDDLKIDKMEVELEEEGLKILALHQPVAIDLRFIVAVLRINSDLERIGDLAVNLAERALFLSSREPLEVPLDLAGMAQKAQEMLEKSLDALVNMDAHMAREVLKMDDEVDEMNSKMFTIIYERIMKNPHRAEDLIHHLSATRHLERVADHATNIAEDVIYMVEGEIIRHQAEDFT, encoded by the coding sequence ATGACCAGACTGCAGATCGAGATTGGAAGATTGAAGAAGATGATCCTGTCCTTGGGGGCCGTGGCCGAGGATGCAATGAAGAAATCGGTCCTCGCGCTGGAAACCCGGTCCGCCGGCCTGGCGCGGGAGATCATTGAAGATGACCTGAAGATCGACAAAATGGAGGTGGAACTTGAAGAGGAGGGCCTGAAGATCCTCGCCCTTCACCAGCCTGTGGCCATCGATCTGAGGTTCATCGTGGCTGTTCTTCGCATCAACAGCGACCTGGAGCGTATCGGGGATCTTGCCGTCAATCTGGCGGAAAGAGCGCTGTTCCTGAGCAGCCGTGAGCCGCTGGAGGTTCCCCTGGATCTGGCGGGCATGGCCCAGAAGGCCCAGGAAATGCTGGAAAAGAGCCTCGACGCTTTGGTAAATATGGACGCACATATGGCCCGTGAGGTGCTTAAGATGGACGACGAGGTGGACGAGATGAATAGTAAGATGTTCACCATCATCTACGAGAGGATCATGAAGAACCCCCATCGGGCGGAGGACCTGATCCACCACCTCTCCGCAACACGGCACCTCGAAAGGGTGGCCGACCACGCTACCAATATCGCGGAGGACGTTATCTACATGGTGGAAGGGGAGATCATTCGTCACCAGGCGGAGGACTTTACCTGA
- a CDS encoding ferritin family protein has translation MSEKRKSHVEALQIALETEKKGCRFYRIAAASSKDPEGRKVFEHLAKDEVEHMGVFAALYESITNNEPWMTYDQAVARFGKTDQDKLIFPSGHVDAQDDFDDMKALQEALGFEKQAVEFYMDQAARAEEDVAKSFYKSVQAIEEGHVKIIQAELDSLQGTGFWLGYQEISLEH, from the coding sequence ATGTCCGAGAAGAGAAAATCTCATGTTGAAGCCCTTCAGATTGCGCTTGAAACCGAGAAAAAGGGGTGCAGGTTCTATCGTATTGCGGCCGCGAGCAGTAAGGACCCGGAAGGAAGGAAGGTGTTCGAACACCTGGCCAAGGACGAGGTTGAGCACATGGGAGTCTTTGCCGCCCTTTACGAGTCCATCACCAATAACGAGCCCTGGATGACGTACGATCAGGCCGTTGCCCGGTTCGGTAAAACAGACCAGGATAAGCTGATTTTTCCTAGTGGCCACGTGGATGCCCAGGATGATTTTGATGACATGAAGGCTCTTCAGGAGGCCCTCGGGTTCGAGAAACAGGCAGTGGAATTTTATATGGACCAGGCCGCCAGGGCCGAGGAAGATGTGGCAAAATCCTTCTACAAGAGCGTCCAGGCTATAGAGGAGGGCCACGTGAAGATCATCCAGGCTGAGCTGGATTCCCTTCAGGGAACCGGTTTCTGGCTTGGCTACCAGGAAATCTCCCTGGAGCACTGA
- a CDS encoding zinc-dependent alcohol dehydrogenase family protein — translation MRAMVLEKTGPASESSLKGSDIPEPTPGPGEILVKVRACGVCRTDLHTVEGDLPLPHLPVTPGHQVVGAVKSVGEGVERFREGDRVGVAWLNSTCGHCRFCLSGMENLCESARFTGYHLDGGYAEALLVPGDFAYSIPEEVPDIQAAPLLCAGIIGYRALRLSGIEPGGRLGLFGFGASAHVAIQIAGYWDCDVYAFSRGEGHRRLAQQLGAEWTGKMEDEPPVKLDAAVVFAPAGEVVLKALEALDRGGAAALAGIHMSPIPTLDYEKHLFYEKTLRSVTASTRRDGQELMDLAPRIPIRTEVETFTLSEANTALMDLKGGRINGAAVQGRWFYCTIVEPPSTPRYAPVMCPE, via the coding sequence ATGCGCGCGATGGTACTTGAAAAAACGGGACCTGCATCTGAATCGTCCCTGAAAGGGTCGGATATTCCCGAACCCACTCCCGGCCCTGGTGAGATTCTGGTCAAGGTAAGGGCCTGTGGAGTTTGCCGCACCGACCTTCACACGGTGGAGGGGGATCTTCCCCTTCCCCATCTGCCGGTGACGCCGGGCCACCAGGTCGTGGGCGCTGTAAAGTCGGTGGGAGAGGGTGTAGAGCGATTCAGGGAGGGTGATCGCGTGGGTGTGGCCTGGCTCAACTCCACCTGCGGTCACTGCAGATTCTGCCTTTCGGGGATGGAAAATCTGTGCGAATCGGCGAGATTTACGGGCTACCATCTGGATGGAGGGTACGCCGAAGCCCTCCTCGTTCCCGGGGACTTCGCCTACTCGATACCGGAGGAGGTCCCCGACATCCAGGCTGCTCCCCTGCTGTGCGCGGGGATCATCGGTTATCGCGCCCTCAGGCTTAGCGGCATCGAGCCTGGGGGCCGTCTGGGCCTCTTCGGGTTTGGAGCATCTGCACATGTGGCGATTCAGATTGCCGGATACTGGGACTGTGATGTCTACGCCTTTTCCCGGGGCGAGGGACACCGCCGGCTGGCCCAACAGCTCGGAGCGGAATGGACGGGAAAAATGGAGGATGAACCTCCAGTGAAGTTGGACGCTGCCGTAGTCTTCGCCCCGGCCGGGGAGGTCGTTTTAAAGGCGCTCGAAGCGCTGGACCGTGGCGGTGCGGCTGCCCTTGCCGGCATCCACATGTCTCCGATACCCACGCTCGATTATGAAAAGCATCTTTTTTACGAGAAGACCCTGAGAAGCGTGACGGCCAGCACCCGGAGGGACGGGCAGGAGCTTATGGATCTGGCCCCCAGAATTCCCATTCGGACGGAAGTCGAGACCTTTACGCTCTCCGAAGCCAACACCGCGCTCATGGATCTTAAAGGAGGCCGCATTAACGGCGCCGCCGTTCAGGGCCGGTGGTTCTACTGCACCATCGTGGAGCCGCCGTCCACCCCCAGATATGCTCCTGTGATGTGCCCTGAATAG
- a CDS encoding metallophosphoesterase, protein MLTFILVYFSIYGGVHVYLFWKTQQAFYIQGIGLFALVFFLILMILGPILVLLMDRAGMILPATLLSYVAYFWMGAVLWFLSLGLMKDIFNLLVRIASHFLPSAARFVIPARPGFVAIALIITAACVWGTIEASTIRVRRVTLTTPLLESDSRPLKVAQISDLHLGLLVGRRKLTRVLDLLKENQPDILVSTGDMVDGIAPHLNHLSELFAAFRPPLGKLAVTGNHEYYAGIDDSLKFHRESGFTVLRGQNIEVGAISITGVDDPAGSRMNGTSMTAENAILPQPGHRRFTILLKHRPIIRKASRGRFDLQVSGHAHGGQLFPFNYLVQLRYPMIAGLYPLGGGTALYTSRGTGTWGPPMRLSASPEITIFTIKPVDQQVSAAPGNCKAHGEANRIPGGYSPRCS, encoded by the coding sequence ATGTTGACCTTCATCCTGGTATATTTTTCCATCTATGGCGGTGTGCACGTCTATCTTTTCTGGAAAACCCAGCAGGCTTTTTACATACAAGGCATCGGGCTTTTCGCCCTCGTCTTTTTCTTAATACTGATGATTTTGGGACCTATCCTGGTACTCCTCATGGACCGGGCGGGGATGATCCTTCCCGCCACACTCCTGTCATATGTCGCCTATTTCTGGATGGGAGCGGTCCTGTGGTTCCTGTCCCTGGGCCTCATGAAGGACATCTTCAATCTCCTGGTCCGAATAGCCTCCCATTTTCTACCATCGGCGGCACGTTTTGTTATTCCCGCGAGACCCGGATTCGTCGCCATCGCCCTTATCATCACGGCGGCCTGCGTATGGGGGACCATCGAGGCCTCGACAATCAGAGTGAGGAGGGTAACGCTGACAACTCCCCTCCTCGAATCAGACTCCAGGCCACTGAAGGTCGCCCAGATATCAGACCTCCACCTGGGCCTGCTTGTCGGCAGGCGCAAGCTGACCCGGGTGCTTGACCTTCTGAAGGAAAATCAACCGGACATCCTCGTCTCGACCGGGGACATGGTGGACGGCATCGCTCCCCATCTGAATCATCTTTCAGAGCTTTTCGCCGCCTTCAGGCCTCCACTGGGTAAGTTAGCCGTCACCGGCAATCATGAATATTACGCCGGGATAGATGACAGTTTGAAATTTCACCGTGAATCCGGCTTTACGGTCTTAAGAGGGCAAAATATCGAGGTTGGGGCTATTTCCATTACCGGGGTTGACGATCCGGCGGGATCCCGCATGAACGGCACATCCATGACCGCTGAGAACGCGATCCTCCCTCAGCCGGGGCACAGGAGGTTCACCATCCTTCTGAAGCACCGGCCCATCATTCGTAAAGCGTCCCGGGGACGTTTTGACCTCCAGGTCTCGGGCCACGCCCACGGTGGACAGCTTTTTCCATTCAACTACCTGGTACAGCTCCGCTATCCCATGATCGCCGGCCTATACCCTCTGGGCGGTGGTACCGCCCTCTACACGAGCAGGGGTACGGGAACCTGGGGTCCTCCAATGAGGCTGTCGGCTTCCCCCGAAATCACAATTTTCACTATTAAACCTGTTGATCAACAGGTATCGGCAGCCCCTGGTAATTGCAAGGCGCATGGTGAGGCGAACCGCATTCCCGGGGGGTATAGCCCCCGGTGCTCATAA
- a CDS encoding rubrerythrin family protein, whose product MGIQGTRTEKNILAAFAGESQARNRYTYFAARAKKEGFVQISTIFEETADQEREHAKRLFKLLEGGEVEVQASFPAGIVGSTAENLGASAGGEKHEWAEMYPGFAIVAREEGFNDIAAIFEAIAVAEKQHEKRYLGLKANIEAGKVFKKDEEVVWRCRNCGYLHTGKQALGECPACAHPRAHFELLCENW is encoded by the coding sequence ATGGGAATACAGGGAACGCGCACGGAAAAGAACATATTGGCTGCCTTCGCGGGTGAATCGCAGGCAAGGAACCGCTACACTTACTTTGCGGCCCGGGCAAAAAAGGAAGGGTTCGTGCAGATTTCAACGATTTTCGAGGAGACGGCAGACCAGGAAAGGGAGCATGCCAAAAGGTTGTTTAAGCTCCTCGAGGGCGGTGAGGTCGAGGTTCAGGCTTCCTTCCCGGCGGGGATAGTCGGATCCACTGCGGAGAATCTTGGGGCATCGGCGGGGGGAGAGAAGCACGAGTGGGCGGAAATGTACCCCGGTTTTGCCATTGTGGCCAGGGAAGAGGGTTTTAATGACATAGCGGCCATTTTCGAGGCCATTGCCGTGGCCGAGAAGCAACATGAAAAGCGCTACCTTGGTCTTAAAGCCAATATCGAGGCAGGCAAAGTGTTTAAGAAGGATGAGGAGGTTGTGTGGCGCTGCCGTAACTGCGGCTACCTGCACACAGGCAAGCAAGCCCTGGGTGAATGCCCGGCATGCGCCCATCCAAGAGCCCATTTCGAGCTCCTCTGCGAGAACTGGTAA
- a CDS encoding TIGR02757 family protein → MKKRLDDLYQRLNRREYVYPDPLAAIYRFEDIADREIAALVASSLAYGRVQQIIRSLETVFEILSSPAAYLLGSTREAITHDFARFKHRWTTGPEMASFLWGLGEIIREYGSLESCFMEGLKEDEADLTGALTAFVGIVHYNMDYERGRLLPRPSRGSACKRLHLFLRWVVREDDVDPGGWRKVPKAKLIVPLDVHMHRISRRLGMTKRNQADLRTAREITAAFRKFSPDDPVRYDFSLTRLGIRDDMSPDDFFIDDFVKSHQCAH, encoded by the coding sequence ATGAAAAAGAGGCTTGACGATCTGTATCAACGCCTCAACCGCAGGGAATACGTTTATCCCGATCCCCTTGCGGCCATTTACAGGTTTGAGGACATCGCCGACAGGGAAATAGCCGCCCTGGTCGCTTCTTCCCTGGCCTACGGAAGGGTCCAACAGATTATCAGGAGTCTTGAAACGGTTTTTGAGATCCTGTCTTCCCCAGCCGCCTACCTCCTCGGGTCAACCAGGGAGGCCATTACGCATGATTTCGCTCGATTCAAGCACAGGTGGACTACCGGGCCGGAAATGGCATCCTTTCTGTGGGGACTCGGGGAGATAATCCGTGAATACGGGTCTCTGGAGTCCTGTTTCATGGAGGGCTTGAAGGAAGACGAAGCCGATTTGACAGGGGCGCTTACCGCCTTTGTGGGCATAGTCCACTATAATATGGACTATGAGCGCGGCAGACTGCTGCCCCGTCCATCGAGAGGAAGCGCCTGTAAGAGGTTACACCTTTTTCTTCGCTGGGTGGTCAGGGAGGATGATGTGGATCCCGGGGGGTGGAGGAAGGTCCCGAAGGCCAAGTTGATCGTGCCCCTGGATGTGCACATGCACCGGATCTCCCGGCGTCTAGGTATGACGAAGAGAAATCAGGCCGATCTCAGGACCGCCAGGGAGATCACGGCAGCCTTCAGAAAATTTTCGCCGGATGATCCGGTACGTTATGATTTTTCACTTACCAGACTCGGAATCAGGGATGATATGAGTCCTGATGATTTCTTTATTGATGACTTTGTAAAAAGTCATCAATGCGCCCACTGA